A window of Desulfatiglans anilini DSM 4660 genomic DNA:
ATGCCTATTCAACGTCGCGGCGGCCGTTCGGGCCGTTGACCCACCAGTCCGTCTGCTTGTCGAACCACCAGTCGGTCCAATCGGTTTCGAGCACGACATGCGCCAGCGCCCGCGCCTCGTCCGTCGAGAGCCGCTGCAGGGCGAACGAGAGCCAGTCCTCGGCGTGCGGGTTTCCCAGGTCCTTGTAGGCCTTCAATTCCAGGATGAGGTCCAGCTGATCGGCATCCTTCGCGAGCCGGGCCTCGATCGTCGCTCCCTCGTTGAATTCATTGAAGAGGGAGAGGATGTCGGCGCCGAACGGTAGGCCGCCGACCTGGTCCTGGAGCGCGCGCACCTCGTCGACCGTCACATAGCGTTTGTTGACGTAGTTGTGGTCGCCCGTGCGGGCCTCGGGCAGGTCGTGGAAGAGGCACA
This region includes:
- a CDS encoding HD domain-containing protein, with translation MLDQIAKFLFEVGMLKKTPRTGYQFLGSGRESVAAHSFRTVVIGYVLASRTPGVDLSRVIQLCLFHDLPEARTGDHNYVNKRYVTVDEVRALQDQVGGLPFGADILSLFNEFNEGATIEARLAKDADQLDLILELKAYKDLGNPHAEDWLSFALQRLSTDEARALAHVVLETDWTDWWFDKQTDWWVNGPNGRRDVE